In the genome of Gemmatimonadota bacterium, one region contains:
- a CDS encoding RDD family protein: protein MTFISGYSLSEDYAGHLQRIGAFAIDLALVTAASWVIALAAEYTGVLSDPATLHLMSAFQLLMPWFYYAAMESSAKGATLGKMILGIRVADAEGHTPTFGRTALRAIPKCLPILWPGYLAAVLTQRRQAFHDLIARTLVVRTG from the coding sequence GTGACCTTCATTTCAGGCTACTCCCTGTCCGAAGACTATGCCGGCCACCTCCAGCGAATCGGCGCCTTCGCCATCGACCTGGCACTTGTCACCGCTGCTTCCTGGGTGATCGCGCTGGCGGCCGAATATACGGGCGTCTTGTCGGACCCGGCAACCTTACACCTGATGAGCGCGTTCCAGTTGCTCATGCCGTGGTTCTACTACGCGGCCATGGAGAGTTCGGCCAAAGGCGCCACCCTGGGCAAGATGATCCTCGGCATCCGGGTGGCCGACGCCGAGGGACACACGCCCACTTTCGGCCGCACCGCGCTCAGAGCCATCCCCAAGTGCCTCCCCATCCTCTGGCCGGGCTATCTCGCCGCGGTCTTGACCCAGCGCAGGCAGGCCTTTCACGACCTGATCGCGCGGACGCTGGTGGTGCGGACCGGGTAG
- a CDS encoding starvation-sensing protein RspA yields MPVTITDVKTILTQPAGARLIVVKILTSEPGLYGLGCATFTQRFRAVHAAIEHHLRLFLLGKNVDDIEDLWQTAMVNGYWRNGPVLNNAISGMDQALWDIKGKRAGMPVYQLLGGKCREAADTYVHADGASPEEVAENVQRYMAQDYRHVRCQIGGYGGTKPRVTPPDGAKPGDYFDPRSYMRRTLKMFEHLRTAVGDEVELLHDVHERLTPADAIVFAKQLEPYNLYFLEDALAPEDNEWFRRMRQTSTTPIAMGELFNNPAEWLPLIEGRRIDFLRMHVSQMGGITPARNVAAMAAMYGIRTAWHGPGDVSPVGHAANLHLDLWAPNFGIQEWCRFGDLVYEIFPGTPEVRGGYMYPNDRPGLGIDVDEKLAARYPCEDEIINWTQARTPDGGPARP; encoded by the coding sequence ATGCCCGTGACCATTACCGATGTGAAGACCATCCTGACCCAGCCCGCCGGCGCTCGCCTGATCGTCGTGAAGATACTGACCTCGGAACCCGGCCTGTACGGCCTGGGGTGCGCGACCTTCACCCAGCGGTTCCGGGCCGTCCACGCGGCCATCGAACACCACCTGCGTCTCTTCCTTCTCGGAAAGAACGTGGACGATATCGAAGACCTGTGGCAGACGGCCATGGTGAACGGGTACTGGCGCAACGGACCGGTCCTGAACAACGCCATATCCGGCATGGACCAGGCGCTGTGGGACATCAAGGGCAAGCGGGCGGGCATGCCCGTGTACCAGCTCCTCGGCGGAAAGTGTCGTGAGGCGGCGGACACCTATGTCCACGCCGATGGCGCATCACCTGAAGAAGTGGCGGAGAACGTACAGCGGTACATGGCGCAGGACTATCGCCACGTCCGCTGCCAGATCGGCGGATACGGGGGCACAAAACCGCGGGTCACTCCGCCCGATGGCGCGAAACCCGGCGACTATTTCGATCCGCGGAGCTACATGCGCCGCACACTCAAGATGTTTGAGCACCTGCGCACGGCCGTGGGCGACGAGGTGGAACTGCTCCACGACGTCCACGAGCGGCTCACGCCCGCCGACGCCATCGTCTTCGCGAAGCAGCTCGAACCCTACAACCTCTACTTCCTCGAAGACGCCTTGGCCCCCGAGGACAACGAATGGTTCCGCCGCATGCGGCAGACCTCGACCACGCCCATTGCCATGGGGGAACTCTTCAACAATCCCGCCGAATGGCTGCCCCTGATCGAGGGACGGCGCATTGACTTCCTGCGCATGCACGTCAGCCAGATGGGCGGAATCACGCCGGCCCGCAACGTCGCGGCCATGGCTGCCATGTACGGCATCCGCACGGCGTGGCACGGGCCGGGCGACGTCTCCCCGGTGGGCCACGCCGCCAACCTGCACCTCGACCTGTGGGCGCCGAATTTCGGCATCCAGGAATGGTGCCGCTTTGGCGACCTGGTGTACGAGATCTTCCCCGGCACGCCCGAAGTACGCGGCGGCTACATGTATCCCAACGACCGTCCGGGGCTAGGCATCGACGTGGACGAAAAGCTGGCCGCCCGCTATCCCTGCGAGGACGAAATCATCAACTGGACGCAGGCCAGGACGCCCGACGGAGGACCCGCCCGGCCGTGA
- a CDS encoding M14 family zinc carboxypeptidase, translating to MIRVRPLCLLVVALVLVTGTVRAQDLPFAMEVRVPGVDAYDADIPRPESVIGHVVGATHTRSHLVAAYYRAVAEASNRVVVNRHGATYEGRHLLHAVVTSPTNHARLEQIRMANHRLSDAPGEVSDAMIETMPVVVHMGYGVHGNEASGPEAAMLVLYHLAAGSGPAVDGLLDRTVIILDPNYNPDGRDRFVNWANANRGRVATRDGQDREHVEPWPGGRTNHYWFDLNRDWLVAQHPSSQGRVDLFHHWRAQVLTDVHEMGSNATYFFQPGIPSRNNPNTPERTFELTAALAEHHAEWLDRHGSLYYSRETFDDFFYGKGSTFPDVNGAIGILFEQASSRALERMTNDGVLTYPFTIRNQFATSMSTLAGSLALRTELLTHQHDFYASAAEAARQNPVKAYILDLGDSRTRTQALLQMLLRHRIRVYELARTVEAGGRTFRAGEAVIIPMDQRQTRLIKASMERVTTFTDSLFYDVSAWTLPLAMGVPSGELRRYSDDLAGAEITEAAFDGGELIGGHGSYAYLMEWDRYFAPRALYRILDAGIRPRVARKPFTLATDGLSGPGVLGGSGEPGGTERTFDRGTIIIPVAQRDAASAVTAARVRALIEQIVAEDHVIVYGTDTGLTPSGGDLGGPGSPVLVKPEIALLSGPGTRAYEVGETWHLLNERFGIPVSLVDADGFAGLDLNRYTTLVMAMGSYDLETEDVNRLKEWVRNGGTLVAWKNAARWLIQKEVIDESLSPISPDTLDIPYEDVSATRGAQRIGGAIFAAALDTTHPLAFGYGGVTPLFRNHEIFFEPSATPGATVARYASSPLLSGYISPKRHAELANTAALIARRLGNGAVVLFADNPNFRAFWYGTNGLFLNAVFFGGAF from the coding sequence TGGCCGCGTACTACCGGGCCGTGGCCGAAGCATCGAACCGCGTCGTGGTGAACCGCCACGGCGCCACCTACGAGGGACGCCATCTGCTCCACGCCGTGGTGACCTCGCCGACCAACCATGCACGGCTGGAACAGATCCGGATGGCCAACCACCGGCTGTCCGACGCGCCCGGCGAGGTGTCCGACGCCATGATCGAAACCATGCCCGTCGTCGTCCACATGGGCTACGGGGTGCACGGCAACGAGGCCAGCGGTCCCGAGGCGGCCATGCTGGTCCTCTACCACCTGGCCGCGGGATCGGGACCGGCCGTGGACGGCCTGCTGGACCGCACCGTGATCATCCTGGACCCCAACTACAACCCGGACGGGCGGGACCGTTTCGTCAACTGGGCCAACGCCAACCGGGGCCGGGTCGCCACGCGGGACGGCCAGGACCGGGAGCACGTGGAACCTTGGCCGGGCGGGCGGACCAACCACTACTGGTTCGACCTGAATCGGGACTGGCTCGTGGCGCAGCACCCTTCTTCGCAGGGCCGGGTGGACCTGTTTCATCACTGGCGCGCCCAGGTGCTGACCGACGTCCACGAAATGGGCAGCAACGCGACCTATTTCTTCCAGCCCGGCATCCCGAGCCGGAACAACCCGAACACGCCGGAGCGGACGTTCGAACTTACGGCGGCACTCGCGGAGCACCATGCCGAGTGGCTCGACCGCCACGGCTCGCTGTACTACTCCCGGGAGACTTTCGACGACTTCTTCTACGGCAAGGGCTCCACCTTTCCGGACGTGAACGGCGCCATCGGCATCCTCTTCGAGCAGGCCTCGTCCCGGGCGCTGGAACGGATGACGAACGACGGGGTCCTGACCTACCCCTTCACGATCCGGAACCAGTTCGCCACCTCCATGTCGACCCTGGCCGGCAGTCTGGCCCTGCGGACAGAGCTGCTCACCCACCAGCATGATTTCTACGCGTCGGCGGCCGAAGCGGCCCGGCAAAACCCCGTCAAGGCCTACATCCTCGATCTCGGCGATTCGAGAACGCGCACGCAGGCCCTCCTGCAGATGCTGCTCCGCCACCGGATCCGGGTCTATGAGCTCGCCCGGACCGTGGAAGCGGGCGGGCGTACCTTCCGCGCGGGCGAGGCAGTCATCATCCCCATGGACCAGAGGCAGACGCGGTTGATCAAGGCCTCGATGGAGCGGGTCACGACCTTCACGGACTCCCTCTTCTACGACGTCTCGGCCTGGACCCTGCCCCTGGCCATGGGCGTTCCGAGCGGTGAACTGCGCCGTTACTCCGACGATCTGGCCGGTGCGGAAATCACCGAAGCCGCGTTCGACGGCGGCGAACTGATCGGCGGCCACGGATCCTACGCCTACCTGATGGAATGGGACCGGTACTTCGCGCCGCGCGCGCTCTACCGGATACTGGACGCGGGCATCCGGCCTCGGGTGGCACGCAAGCCCTTTACACTCGCCACGGACGGCCTAAGCGGACCGGGTGTCCTGGGCGGATCGGGCGAACCGGGCGGCACAGAAAGGACTTTCGACCGGGGCACGATCATCATCCCCGTCGCCCAACGCGACGCCGCGTCCGCTGTGACCGCCGCGCGGGTGCGCGCGTTGATCGAGCAGATCGTGGCGGAAGACCACGTCATCGTTTACGGCACGGACACGGGCCTGACGCCCTCGGGCGGCGACCTGGGCGGCCCCGGCTCTCCGGTACTGGTCAAACCGGAGATCGCGCTGCTCTCCGGTCCCGGTACCCGGGCCTATGAGGTCGGCGAGACCTGGCACCTCCTGAATGAGCGGTTCGGCATTCCCGTCTCACTGGTCGACGCGGACGGATTCGCCGGGCTCGACCTGAATCGCTATACGACCCTGGTCATGGCCATGGGCAGCTACGACCTGGAGACGGAAGACGTGAACCGGCTCAAGGAATGGGTGCGGAACGGGGGCACGCTCGTCGCCTGGAAGAACGCCGCCAGGTGGCTCATCCAGAAGGAGGTGATCGACGAAAGCCTGAGCCCCATTTCACCCGATACGCTCGATATTCCCTACGAGGACGTTTCGGCCACGCGAGGCGCGCAGCGTATCGGCGGCGCCATATTCGCGGCGGCGCTGGACACCACCCATCCGCTCGCCTTCGGGTACGGCGGCGTAACGCCCCTGTTCCGAAACCACGAGATCTTCTTCGAGCCGTCGGCGACACCCGGGGCCACGGTGGCCCGGTACGCGTCGTCACCGCTGCTAAGCGGCTACATCTCGCCGAAGCGTCACGCCGAACTGGCGAACACGGCCGCGCTGATCGCCCGGAGGCTGGGGAACGGCGCCGTCGTGCTCTTTGCAGACAACCCCAATTTCCGGGCCTTCTGGTACGGCACGAACGGCCTGTTCCTCAACGCCGTCTTCTTCGGGGGCGCCTTCTAG